From the genome of Pungitius pungitius chromosome 20, fPunPun2.1, whole genome shotgun sequence:
acctgAGCAGCAAAAAAAGGGCCAATATTGCCCTCTAGTGTTGAAAAGGTGAGCTTTTTAACAATCACGCTTCTGTTTTCTCACCTGTTTGTCTGAGAAGTGAAAGTGGCAGAGTTTCTTCCACAGTATCCAGTCCTCACTGAGGCAGTGCACAGCAGGCATGGCCTGGCCCACGTTAATGATGTCATAGGCATCAGATAACTCGCTGAGGATCTTGTTCTGCATGTGCAGCGGCAAGTCGTTGAAAGTCATGCCACCGCACATTTGCTGGGGAGGCGATAAAGAGAgatgcattaaaataaaaaagaactgaaaaactaaaatattctcTAGACTAAAATATACTCATGTCACATACATGACATGAGGGGATATTACGATTCATACACAGTTGAAAATTAAATGAACAGGTCCAACTATGTGTCAGTTGACAATACTTCCCCATACACATTTCATGTTCCTCTCATTGAATTCAGCTTCTGTGTAGTTAAATGTAGTTAAAGGTTTTCTACCTTGGGGATCTGCAGGTTGTTGACCTGCTGCTTCCATTTGTGAATGGTCTCCAGTCGGCACAACCAGATGTTGACGTTTCCCACGAGGACACACCTGCCGACGTGGATAGTCAGATTGTGCAGCGTCAAGCTCAGGTCCTGCAGCAAATCCTTGACGAGGCGCGGGTTGTAGTGGTCGTCTAGAACTAGTGgtgatatttgaaaaaaatggaaaacaaggaatatttaacaaacaagaaaaatgtcaaaacattaaAAGCTGAAACTTCTGTCCTTCTTCCACCTCAATACCCATACCAGAAGGTAAGGGGATATTAAAATCCTTGATAGATTATAATAATTAGTGAGAATATCCAACATTAtattttttctgaaaaataGAATCTTAACCAAATATAccaacaaattattttaaaatgaatgacttTACATGTGGTGGACTTGATCTGTAAGTTGCTTCATTAGGCAACACAACcccaaaaactaaaataatggATTTCTTTGCAATAACACTTGTTGTTATTGAATTTATCTCTCTGTAAAATAATATGgtaatttcaaataaaaatatgccTAAATTGAGGTGAGGATGCagagaaaaaatacacaaaatatcaGGGCAATGTCTCTGTCTCAGGCCTCCTTACCCTTTCGGACAATCTGCTCCAGTATATTGAAATAGTTTTTCTGTGCAGCTCCACTCAAAGACGTCAGCTGGGACCTGGCTATTAGCTGGAAAAGCTGTGGGAGAAACACAGAGATGAACAGTTAGAGACGCTTGTCTGAGTCGTGAAAcgtgtcatggttttgggctcctcctgtccctttccccccccctactggtctttagttattcatacatcgtgtccacaactcaccagctgagtcccattttccatccccctcctctcacaccaattgttacacacctgttccccatgacgttaattattcctgctatttctagctcccctttccctttgttccctgtcagattattttgccacccacacaggagacacactcctcagtctttacgccgagttttgtcctaccgtgtcttgtgttcattgtctagatccagcgtccggtcccgccgaacaggaggagtcccagctgaactacggccagccggctttgtcgggaacgacgggcagagcgctcctctccccagccctcgacctctaatgccccgtttcaccgggagatcttctgttcccctttttctctgaagacctcagttgctgtttttgtgcctgccttcgcggcgtcctctaagtttgcaccttcctattaaaagcattatttttcctgcatcccgcttttgggtcctctctctctccacaccacagaATAATCTGACCAACAATGGACCCAGCGGATGAACACCCGATTCGTGCAGCTGTCGAAGCGCAAGGAGCCATGCTCGGGAGACACGACTCGGAGCTAGCCGCTGCTCGCCATGCGGTGGATTCCCTGGCCGCCCAAATTTCGGACTTGTCCGCCCAGGTCCACCACCTCAGGagagcctctcctgctgcttccagggaCTTGGAACCCCCAGAGCCCAGGGTCAATAATCCCCCCTGTTACTCCGGTGAGCCCACACAGTGTCGAGCCTTCCTCACTCAGTGTGAACTGGTGTTCTCACTTCAGCCTGTCACCTACGCTAGAGAGCGAGCGCGAGTCGCCTACGTCATCTCGCTCCTAACCGGACGCGCTCGTCAGTGGGGCACCGCTGCATGGGAGGCTGGGGTTGACTACATCACccaatttgacttgtttaaggaggagatgatacggGTGTTCGATCGATCGGCTCATGGCGAAGAGGCTTCTCGCATCCTGTCCACCCTCCGTCAAGAAGGACGCTCAGTTGCGGATTATTCTATCGAGTTCCGCACCCTATCCACCACCTGCGGCTGGAACGAGCCGGCGCTCGTTGCGCGCTTCCTGGAGGGCCTCCGGGCCAGCATCAAGGACGAGGTGATCGCCCGTGAGCTGCCTACTCGCCTCGACCCCCTTATTGAACTGGCAATAAGAATCGAGAAGAGATTTGACCTTCGTCATCGCTCCAGGGTGGTGGACATTCCTCAAccggccgcctcccccacccactcccaccctaacccccgggctgaaccggagcccatgcagctgggtggactGCGCCTTACCGCTAAGGAGAAGGAGCGTCGCATCACAAACCGtctctgcatgtactgtggcgcGGCCACCCACTTCGTGTCAACCTGTCCAGTAAAAGCCAGCGCTCGACAGTAGAGGAGGGATTACTGGCGAGcgctacttccatctctccgTCAAAATCGTGCACCCTGATTCCAGTAGCCCTGCGGTGGGCGGGGTCATCGGTCTCATGTAACGCCTTAATAGACTCTGGGGCAGAAGGGAATTTTCTCGATGAGACATGGGCCCGAAAGCAAGGTATCCCGTTGAAGGAACGCGGGGGGGTCACCCCCCTTTTTGCCCTAGATGGTAGCTCCCTACCTAGGGTCCACCTCCAGTCCACTCCCTTATCGCTCACTGTTTCCGGCAATCACCATgagactctttcctttttagtgtttcgCTCCCCCTTTGCCCCGTTAGTGCTGGGGCACCCCTGGTTAGCCAAACATAACCCTCATATTAACTGGTCCACTGGTTCCATCCTCTCTTGGAACCTGTCTTGTCATGTCgaatgtttgttgtctgctaacccccccgtctctcctgtcgctgtgttacaggaggagccgggtgacttggccggggtaccggaggagtatcatgacctgagagcggtcttcagccgttcacgggctacttctctccctccccatcgtcCATATGATGGCGCTATCGACCTGCGTCCCGGGACCACGCCCCCGCGCGGTAGATTGTTCGCCCTGTCCGCCCCAGAACGCGAAGCACTAGAGAAGTATCTGTCAGAATCCCTTAGCGCCGGAACTATCGTGCCTTCCGCCTCACCTGCTGGTGCCGGTTTTTTCTtcgttaagaagaaggacggcactctGCGTCCGTGTATCGACTACCGGGGGCTTAACGACATAACCATTAAGAATCGCTATCCCTTGCCGCTCATGTCGTCTGCATTTGACTTGTTACAGGGAGCCAAggtttttaccaagctggaccttcgtaacgcgtaccatctcatccgcattaaggagggagatgaatggaagaccgcgtttaatacaccgttaggGCACTTTGAGTATCGGGTACTCCCGTTCGGCCTCGTCAACGCtccggccgtcttccaggccttaattaacgacgttctaagagacatgctgaatatcttcgtctttgtttatctggacgatatattaatcttctccccgtccctccaggtccacgtacaacaggtgcgccgtgttctgcaacgcctcctcgagaaccgcctattcgttaaggcagagaaatgcacctttcacgcgtcttccgtctccttcctcggttccgttatctcagccgagggggtgagtatggacgtctctaaggtaaaggcggttacggagtggcccacccctgactcccgtgtcgcgctccagcgtttcctgggctttgctaatttttatcgacgttttatacgcaacttcagtcaagtcgcagcgccccttaccgctttaacatcagtaaggtcaggtttcaagtggacagaatccgcgcagagagcgtttgatcgtctcaaatcccttttcaccacggcgcctattctcgtcacccctgacagctccaagcagtttattgtcgaggtcgacgcgtcggaggtgggtgttggggccgtcctttcccaacgctcctcttctgataataaggtgcatccgtgcgcttttttttctcaccgccttTCGCCCGCAGAGCGCAACTACGACGTTGGTAACCGCGAGTTGTTGGCCATTCGCATGGCgctggaggagtggcgtcagtggctggagggctctaccgtgccgtttgtcgtttggacggatcaccgcaacctagagtacatccgatctgcgaagagacttaatgctcgacaggctcgttggTCCTTATTCTTTACCCGTTTCGACTTCTCCATTTCGTTTCGTCCGGGCTCTAAGAACGTGAAGCCCGACGCGCTCTCACGCCTCTTCGATTCCCCAGACACCTCCTCCGCGCCTAAGGAGGTCATCCCCCCTCACGAGTTATCGGGTCTGTTGTCTGGGGAATAGAAAGAATTGTTAAACGCgccttgtctcactctgtcgctcCGCGTAAGGTACCTAGGAACCTCCTTTTCGTTCCCGTAGTGGTTCGGTCAGCTGTTCTCCGGTGGGCTCATACCTCTAAACTGACTGCCCATCCCGGCGTCAGGGGAACACTGTTCACAATTCGCCagcgcttctggtggcccactctcGACCGTGATGTACGACGTTTCGTCGCCGCCTGCACCATTTGCGCGCAGACTAAGTCTAGCAGCGCCCCGCCAGCGGGATTTCTAAGACCGTTACCCACACCGTCCCGTCCGTGGTCTCACATTGCCCTTGATTTTATTACTGGTCTACCCCCGTCAGCTGGCAACACAGTTATTCTCACGGTCGTGGATCGTTTTTCTAAGGCTGCGCATTTCATCCCCCTCGCTAAACTCCCCTCAGCCAAGGAGATGGCCCAAGTCCTTGCTACGCATGTCTTCAAGCTACACGGTCTCCCCACTGACGTCGTCTCGGACCGGGGCCCTCAATTCGTGTCCCTATTCTGGAAGGAATTCTGCCGTCTTATGGGTGCAGCCGTcagcctgtcctctgggttccacccccagaccaaTGGTCAGGCCGAACGCACTAATCAGATCGTGGGTCGTCTTCTGCGTAGTCTGGCATTTAGTAACCCTTCCTCTTGGGCAGATCAGCTGCCATGGGCAGAATATGCCCATAATTCGTTGCCGACGTCTGCCACCGGCCTGTCCCCGTTCTACGGCTGCCTGGGTTACCAGCCTCCCTTGTTTGCCTCACAGGAGGCTGACTCTAATGTCCCGTCGGTAAACGCTTTCATTCGCCGTTGTAagcgcacctggaggagagttagGTCCGCGCTCTGCCGTGCCAAGACCCGCACTCGCAAGTATGCCGACAGACGTCGGGTTAAGAGCCCTAGGTATCTTTGCGGTCAGAAAGTGTGGCTTTCCACTCGTAACTTACCCCTCCAGACCACGTCTCGCAAATTGGCCCGCCGCTTTATCGGACCTTATCGGATTTCCAAGGTCATTAATCCTGTCGTGGTCAAGCTCAAACTTCCCCCCGGTCTTCGTCGCGTCCACCCTGTCTTCCATGTCTCGTGCATCAAACCGGTCGTACGcactcccccccgcgccccccgcgcgcccccgccccctccggtgcgcgctgaggatgagtctatttacaccgtgcgtaaactcctggatatgcgccggcggggtcgtggtcaccagtttttagttgactgggagggctttggtcctgaggcgaggagttgggtcccctcacgggacatcctggaccgctctctggttgatgatttcctccgcacccgccaggttccccccttgggagcgccaagcggcgctccttgagatgggggcactgtcatggttttgggctcctcctgtccctttccccccccctactggtctttagttattcatacatcgtgtccacaactcaccagctgagtcccattttccatccccctcctctcacaccaattgttacacacctgttccccatgacgttaattattcctgctatttctagctcccctttccctttgttccctgtcagattattttgccacccacacaggagacacactcctcagtctttacgccgagttttgtcctaccgtgtcttgtgttcattgtctagatccagcgtccggtcccgccgaacaggaggagtcccagctgaactacggccagccggctttgtcgggaacgacgggcagagcgctcctctccccagccctcgacctctaatgccccgtttcaccgggagatcttctgttcccctttttctctgaagacctcagttgctgtttttgtgcctgccttcgcggcgtcctctaagtttgcaccttcctattaaaagcattatttttcctgcatcccgcttttgggtcctctctctctccacaccacaaAACGTTTTCAAAATGAACACGCGTGATCAGAATCGCTCACTTTTGCAACATAGTTGAATCTTCTCAAGTCCTGAATGGCGCTGGAGAAGTCTAGACGGTTCAGGGCTTCGCCGAGCGTTGAGTATACATGCcgctgtgtgtaaaaaaaaaacacacgcatcgatttttgtgtgaaaatgccGTAGTTTGAAGCAACAGCCTCTGTGTGAAATAGCTGCAGCACTCACTTCTTTGGTGCTTCTGTTCTGCACGTAGATCCACTTATCCACAAAGACAACTGGCCAgggaaaaatcaaacaaacacctAATTCATCTGTTGAAATGTTTTGGTGTAGAATTAAGGGTGACATAATATGATGAGCACCTgtgcaaatttaaaaaagaaattgctTTTCAGTTAATTTTTACtggtcaaaaaagaaataattattGGCCAAAACCATTTATAAAGATTACGAATGTAAGTACTTATTAAACCAACCCAATACGACagataaaaaataacaagagaATGCATGTCTaagcaaacacatttgtttataGTGGTGTTCCATGTATCATAATGCAggatttgctttatttatttgttcttttttaattacacatttttcaaaatcaagATAGGG
Proteins encoded in this window:
- the fbxo25 gene encoding F-box only protein 25 isoform X1, with amino-acid sequence MPFLGKDWRSPGWSWTKTEHGWKRIFLYGHELEDNREIDIKGLCNDNNEHLLVGDVCELATKKRKKDLYNNNTKSQCAHHIMSPLILHQNISTDELGVCLIFPWPVVFVDKWIYVQNRSTKERHVYSTLGEALNRLDFSSAIQDLRRFNYVAKLFQLIARSQLTSLSGAAQKNYFNILEQIVRKVLDDHYNPRLVKDLLQDLSLTLHNLTIHVGRCVLVGNVNIWLCRLETIHKWKQQVNNLQIPKQMCGGMTFNDLPLHMQNKILSELSDAYDIINVGQAMPAVHCLSEDWILWKKLCHFHFSDKQFCRNLVLSNSNKVDWKLMYFTLKKHYPMKEQYGDTLHFCKNCNILFWKDRPLALLFKDCGHPCTASDPDSCLVPISPQHFIDLFKL
- the fbxo25 gene encoding F-box only protein 25 isoform X4 → MPFLGKDWRSPGWSWTKTEHGWKRIFLYGHELEDNREIDIKGLCNDNNEHLLVGDVCELATKKRKKDLYNNNTKSQFVFVDKWIYVQNRSTKERHVYSTLGEALNRLDFSSAIQDLRRFNYVAKLFQLIARSQLTSLSGAAQKNYFNILEQIVRKVLDDHYNPRLVKDLLQDLSLTLHNLTIHVGRCVLVGNVNIWLCRLETIHKWKQQVNNLQIPKQMCGGMTFNDLPLHMQNKILSELSDAYDIINVGQAMPAVHCLSEDWILWKKLCHFHFSDKQFCRNLVLSNSNKVDWKLMYFTLKKHYPMKEQYGDTLHFCKNCNILFWKDCGHPCTASDPDSCLVPISPQHFIDLFKL
- the fbxo25 gene encoding F-box only protein 25 isoform X3, with protein sequence MPFLGKDWRSPGWSWTKTEHGWKRIFLYGHELEDNREIDIKGLCNDNNEHLLVGDVCELATKKRKKDLYNNNTKSQFVFVDKWIYVQNRSTKERHVYSTLGEALNRLDFSSAIQDLRRFNYVAKLFQLIARSQLTSLSGAAQKNYFNILEQIVRKVLDDHYNPRLVKDLLQDLSLTLHNLTIHVGRCVLVGNVNIWLCRLETIHKWKQQVNNLQIPKQMCGGMTFNDLPLHMQNKILSELSDAYDIINVGQAMPAVHCLSEDWILWKKLCHFHFSDKQFCRNLVLSNSNKVDWKLMYFTLKKHYPMKEQYGDTLHFCKNCNILFWKDRPLALLFKDCGHPCTASDPDSCLVPISPQHFIDLFKL
- the fbxo25 gene encoding F-box only protein 25 isoform X2 codes for the protein MPFLGKDWRSPGWSWTKTEHGWKRIFLYGHELEDNREIDIKGLCNDNNEHLLVGDVCELATKKRKKDLYNNNTKSQCAHHIMSPLILHQNISTDELGVCLIFPWPVVFVDKWIYVQNRSTKERHVYSTLGEALNRLDFSSAIQDLRRFNYVAKLFQLIARSQLTSLSGAAQKNYFNILEQIVRKVLDDHYNPRLVKDLLQDLSLTLHNLTIHVGRCVLVGNVNIWLCRLETIHKWKQQVNNLQIPKQMCGGMTFNDLPLHMQNKILSELSDAYDIINVGQAMPAVHCLSEDWILWKKLCHFHFSDKQFCRNLVLSNSNKVDWKLMYFTLKKHYPMKEQYGDTLHFCKNCNILFWKDCGHPCTASDPDSCLVPISPQHFIDLFKL